Part of the Acropora palmata chromosome 10, jaAcrPala1.3, whole genome shotgun sequence genome, TATTTGcttccttcttctttttaaaattgaagAATCAAATTTGAATTAGTTTTCAGGAGACAAAGGTtaaggtaaaataaaaaaaaaaaaaatacaataacaacaatatcCGATGGTTGAGGAAAGAAGGTGCGCCTAGTCTTCAGCGGCCTATGAAGCCCCAAGTAGGTCTGGGGAATACAAATTGGTCGAAGAGTCGGACAATCTGATTGGCGGAAGCGTCATCGGAAGCAAAATTCGAACTGAAACTTCTTCAGCTCGAACAGACTgctcgtttgtttgttttattatttcataTTTATGCGATCTCGATCCTTAGATCAAGCCGTTGATCAAATAGATTTACGGTCatggggaaaaaaagaaaacaagccaAGCAAACATCGGGTTCGTTACCTTCGAGAAGGCAAAAGAAACGAAGAAAAGTGAAAGGCAAAGGATTTAATTACGgtgcaaaaatgacaaaagaagCAGCGTCAAGGGTTGCGCGGTTAAACGATGAAAACACAGCATCGGCTGAAGTCAAATCTTGTGGAACGAGCACCATATTCCCTCGTGTGACTAGTTTTTCGAGGATGTTGCTTTTAAGCTCAAAGCTAGGACGATTAAGCTCGAtaaaaaatgtgtttgttCTGGTGGGTTGGCTAAAGCGAATGTTTGGCTGCGGCTTGCAAACTTTGGGCGAGGTATGATCTTCTATGGATTACGattgaattattatttcaatctATTGTTGCTATTTTGATTGCTAAACGTGATTTCCCTAATCCCTCACTTTGTTTATACAAGCAGCATTGGAGATATTGAATTTTATACAATAAGctaatgcacctatcaatgttaagccccAGGGTGGGGCGGGCAGACCCAAGGGAATTTGACAGTTTTACGAGAGCCAGAGCCAAATTCCCCACCCCTGGGCACctagaaaatgtcaaattcccacCCCTAGGTGCcgctttttgcccaaaacaGGTCGTAGCTATGTCAAATTTCCGACCCCAGGGCAGAACCTGAATGTCAAAATCCACACCCAGGGAAAATGTCGCTGAGTCAATTTCCCATGGGTAGCCGGTGGAGATTCGGTATTGCCCATTCTTGTACATCCCAATAAAACactgaatgaaataaaagatgaTACAGAAGAAACAGATCTAACCCTGATAGCAACAATTCAAGTTAAAATTTATACTGGGACCAGGAAAAATAGGACCTGAAAGAGCTACTGGATTACTCCATTTGTGGCGCAGAATATCAGGCAAGGAGTAGTTTAAAGTATATTATCGTGATAAACATGTTCCTTCAACCCTCATAAATattatttgagaaaaaaatgtatagtAATAGCAATGATAACAAAATGTATAGTAATAgcaatgataacaataataatagtagtgACTTAGAGTGTTTTGCAGCAGTTTTTATCAGAAAAAGACCTTGAAAGGAGAAGGGAtggtgaaaacaaatttgaagaGATCGTAAGAAGAATGGAGGCACTAGAAGAAGAAGTACAATTTCTAAAAGCTGAAAACCTGAAGGTACACCtgtgcataataataataataataataataataataataataataatagtaataataataataataataataaataagataataataatgctaatatcaatagtagtaataataaatatactCAGCTTTGTTGGAACATGCTTGCCAAACCCACTTTGCAATTGGgtggaataattattcaaaactTAACACCACCAACAGTGGTACCATCAATGCCATTGTTGGAAAGGTTGACATTGCTGATTAGTGACTGTATAGAAGGAGTTGTGCAACAACTTTAGATCACCCCTGACAGTCACTCGATAGAACTGACGTGAAATGCTAAATTAGAGGCGTAactgtttattattattaactactttttattatttaagttACATTCGTTTGAAGCCAAAATAGCATCAAACTATGtcagaataacaataataataaattgtctattttttttcaatttggaCTAAACTGCAGATTACAGCCCTGGCTGTTCATTTCCGTATTGAATAACAATTACTGCTATTCTTGCCTGTCTTGTTCTACAAAAGCTTTTGTGACTGATTTacatatatgtgttgtccgtaactgtgctcacattgtgggtggctcctcctgaaatgttctacaattggtataggatttaatggagctgaaaccaattgtggaattgcacacattttaggtatcctactgatgaacagttgcaacacagatataatttttagcaactactataatttgcagtctgtccactttgaaatTACATATGCTAGCCCTGCATGGCCCTGCACTTGCTCACTGTAGCCTATGGTTTGTCTTCTTGTGAAGCTAATAAGAGTTCAAAGAACACTttgcaaataaacaattgcTGTACATTATTTCCTGcttcaaatgattttcaagTTGAGTTCAAATATAAGGAAACAAGTTTGTGCTCTGGTTGGTTAAATACTAAGGTGCATGGTTCTCTTAGAGCATTCTACCATCGTTACAGAGGTAAAAGACTTGATTCCTATGTGAAACTCTGgaatcttttgacattttccttCACCTGTTTCCTTGCATTTATCATTGCATTACTCTTTCTTTCTTGCAGATGAGAAATAATGATAGTTGTTATAAAGGCTGTCCAAATGCAAGTACTTTGCTAACACATAGACAAGGATTGTCTGAAGGAAGTCGTTCCTCAATAGATGCACCTGTTCCTCAGGCTCCACCTCCCCCACCTGTTCTTGCCCCTCCACCACCCCCTCTGGCATGTCTCAAGAAGAATCAGGTAgtacataattaatttttttcttgctttttatCTGTCATTGAAAAACTCAACAGGGGCTTTAATCAAATCACTGTGTTTCTTTGATTGAATATCAACCTCATTCCTAGGACTTTTCTCCATTGAGGAGAAGGCAGGCAGCATAAGACCCTAGTATTGGCTGATCACATGATTTTTAAACACCAGAAAAGTTGGGGTAATCAATTAGCATATCATAATGCCATACCAAACATGGACAGATCAAGCATTTCTTCCACCATATTGCCAGAAAAAAGCTCTGGGAACAAGGTTAATTGAATATGAAGAGAAATTTGGCTCTCACCCTGAAATAAATTGTTCttattttcattgatttcttttcttcaaaacgTTAGTGTTTTGTTGAAACACGTTATGAAACATTATTAGCactcaaaattgaaaattcaaatcttTTCCATTTGGCTGCTATAATATACATGTATATTCTCCAGGGTCCTAAGAACCTgctgtaaataattattgttagatTGTAACATTTGGGAATCTAAAATTCATCAAACGAgtaaaaagggaaaacaagaGGGCCAAGTTAAACATTCCTGAATTTAATATTCCTTGTCTGGGATCATTCCTTCTTTTCCCTCTTGATGAGGTTGAGAAttgaccactttcataaaat contains:
- the LOC141895453 gene encoding uncharacterized protein LOC141895453 isoform X3, yielding MGKKRKQAKQTSGSLPSRRQKKRRKVKGKGFNYGAKMTKEAASRVARLNDENTASAEVKSCGTSTIFPRVTSFSRMLLLSSKLGRLSSIKNVFVLVGWLKRMFGCGLQTLGEQFLSEKDLERRRDGENKFEEIVRRMEALEEEVQFLKAENLKMRNNDSCYKGCPNASTLLTHRQGLSEGSRSSIDAPVPQAPPPPPVLAPPPPPLACLKKNQKEKVLHSKENESMPPRTFVTLEDLKKVKLRKVNAAKDKENVLTDSESEITDLRKQSSKAFLKKVVGQKENMPQCVVNLNDIKRITLKRTKSSDNELNTVKLRSPEEMVVMRRNLRKVNVVRSPGGTPLMSDRNDENGTGVTPMMTRALRRKFEARPYSPESPKGRRKSFSPLTDISVNTPSPLSMSTKKLWS
- the LOC141895453 gene encoding uncharacterized protein LOC141895453 isoform X2 → MGKKRKQAKQTSGSLPSRRQKKRRKVKGKGFNYGAKMTKEAASRVARLNDENTASAEVKSCGTSTIFPRVTSFSRMLLLSSKLGRLSSIKNVFVLVGWLKRMFGCGLQTLGEFLSEKDLERRRDGENKFEEIVRRMEALEEEVQFLKAENLKMRNNDSCYKGCPNASTLLTHRQGLSEGSRSSIDAPVPQAPPPPPVLAPPPPPLACLKKNQKEKVLHSKENESMPPRTFVTLEDLKKVKLRKVNAAKDKENVLTDSESEITDLRKQSSKAFLKKVVGQKENMPQCVVNLNDIKRITLKRTKSSDNELNTVKLRSPEEMVVMRRNLRKVNVVRSPGGTPLMSDRNDENGTGVTPMMTRALRRKFEQARPYSPESPKGRRKSFSPLTDISVNTPSPLSMSTKKLWS
- the LOC141895453 gene encoding uncharacterized protein LOC141895453 isoform X1; translation: MGKKRKQAKQTSGSLPSRRQKKRRKVKGKGFNYGAKMTKEAASRVARLNDENTASAEVKSCGTSTIFPRVTSFSRMLLLSSKLGRLSSIKNVFVLVGWLKRMFGCGLQTLGEQFLSEKDLERRRDGENKFEEIVRRMEALEEEVQFLKAENLKMRNNDSCYKGCPNASTLLTHRQGLSEGSRSSIDAPVPQAPPPPPVLAPPPPPLACLKKNQKEKVLHSKENESMPPRTFVTLEDLKKVKLRKVNAAKDKENVLTDSESEITDLRKQSSKAFLKKVVGQKENMPQCVVNLNDIKRITLKRTKSSDNELNTVKLRSPEEMVVMRRNLRKVNVVRSPGGTPLMSDRNDENGTGVTPMMTRALRRKFEQARPYSPESPKGRRKSFSPLTDISVNTPSPLSMSTKKLWS